The Cydia amplana chromosome 19, ilCydAmpl1.1, whole genome shotgun sequence genome includes a window with the following:
- the LOC134657084 gene encoding 3-oxoacyl-[acyl-carrier-protein] reductase FabG-like yields MSFCGKVVIVTGASSGIGAAAAILFTKEGARVAIVGRNENKLSNVAKQCAGKGETPLVIKADVSNEEEAKSIVQQTIDKFGKLDVLINNAGFTKPGSLLDGKILEAYDDIMKTNVRAVIHLTTLAAPHLIKTKGNIINTSSVVSLRVLSAPTQAAYCISKAALDHFTRCAALELAPSGVRVNSVNPGPVRTDALENAGVMNADAVWDSYKSKTALNRIGEPEEIAEVMLFLASDRARSITGSIYLSDNGFILKN; encoded by the coding sequence ATGAGTTTCTGCGGAAAAGTGGTGATAGTTACGGGTGCGAGCTCCGGCATCGGCGCAGCtgccgccatcttgtttacgAAAGAAGGCGCTCGAGTCGCCATCGTCGGTCGAAATGAGAACAAACTCAGTAACGTCGCAAAACAATGCGCGGGAAAAGGAGAAACACCTCTTGTCATCAAAGCAGATGTATCCAACGAAGAAGAAGCTAAGAGTATAGTTCAACAGACTATCGACAAATTTGGAAAATTGGATGTCCTAATCAATAATGCTGGCTTCACCAAACCAGGCTCGCTACTCGACGGAAAGATTCTCGAAGCATACGACGATATAATGAAAACGAACGTCCGAGCTGTGATCCATCTGACAACACTAGCAGCTCCTCATTTGATAAAAACAAAAGGGAACATCATCAACACGTCTAGCGTGGTGTCTCTCCGCGTCCTTAGCGCACCGACGCAAGCTGCTTACTGCATTTCTAAAGCAGCTTTGGATCATTTCACGCGCTGCGCTGCCTTAGAACTGGCACCTTCGGGCGTTAGAGTGAACAGCGTCAATCCAGGACCAGTGAGAACCGATGCTCTGGAAAATGCCGGCGTAATGAATGCCGATGCTGTGTGGGATAGTTACAAGAGCAAAACAGCCCTGAACAGGATTGGTGAGCCCGAGGAAATAGCTGAGGTCATGTTGTTTTTAGCCAGTGACAGGGCGAGGAGTATTACTGGATCTATTTATTTGTCTGACAATGGGTTTATACTTAAAAATTAg
- the LOC134656763 gene encoding A-factor type gamma-butyrolactone 1'-reductase (1S-forming)-like translates to MSFSGKVVLVTGASSGIGAAPAILFTKEGARVAIVGRNETKLSNVANQCAEKGETPLVIKADISNEQEASTIVQQTVDEFGKLDVLINNAGFSKLGSLLDGKILEAYDDVMKTDVRAAIHLTTLAAPHLIKTKGNVINTSSIGSLHVPQVPTHATYCISKAALDHFTRCAALELAPSGVRVNSILPGPVKTDILENSGILNPDAEWERFKSGTVLNRIAEPEEIAELMLFLASDKARSITGSSFVSDNGYLLKN, encoded by the coding sequence ATGAGTTTCTCCGGAAAAGTGGTGCTAGTTACGGGTGCGAGCTCCGGCATCGGCGCAGCccccgccatcttgtttacgAAGGAAGGCGCTCGAGTCGCCATCGTCGGTcgaaatgaaacaaaactcagcAACGTCGCAAATCAATGCGCGGAAAAAGGAGAAACACCTCTTGTCATCAAAGCAGATATATCCAACGAACAAGAAGCGAGCACAATAGTCCAACAAACTGTCGATGAGTTTGGAAAGTTAGATGTACTCATCAACAACGCTGGCTTTTCGAAACTAGGCTCGCTACTCGACGGAAAGATTCTCGAAGCATACGACGATGTAATGAAAACTGACGTCCGAGCTGCGATCCATCTGACAACTCTAGCAGCTCCTCATTTGATTAAAACTAAAGGAAACGTCATCAACACTTCCAGTATTGGGTCTCTTCACGTCCCCCAAGTACCGACGCACGCAACTTACTGCATTTCTAAAGCAGCTTTGGACCATTTTACGCGCTGCGCTGCCTTAGAACTGGCACCGTCGGGCGTTAGAGTGAACAGCATCCTTCCAGGACCAGTGAAAACAGATATTCTGGAAAATTCCGGGATTCTGAACCCCGATGCTGAGTGGGAGAGATTCAAAAGCGGTACAGTCCTGAATAGAATTGCAGAGCCTGAAGAAATAGCTGAACTCATGTTGTTTTTGGCCAGTGATAAGGCGAGGAGCATTACTGGATCTAGTTTTGTGTCTGACAATGGATATTTGCTTAAAAATTag
- the LOC134656743 gene encoding 3-oxoacyl-[acyl-carrier-protein] reductase FabG-like yields MSFSGKVVLVTGASSSIGAATAILFSKEGASVAIVGRNETKLSNVAQKCAQEGAQPLVIRADVANEKEASTIIKKTVDHFGKLDVLVNNAGVYTKASVADPNVLKVFDEVMNTNLRSIVQLTSLAVPFLQATKGNIVNVSSVASTKVIAENYMSYCVSKAGVDHFTRCAALDLAASGVRVNSVNPGPVRTDISENAGLVPPGAGDIAWEYAKTVTALNRVGEPEEIADVIAFLASDKARSITGSIYVSDNGQLLK; encoded by the exons ATGAGTTTCTCCGGTAAAGTAGTTCTCGTGACGGGTGCGAGCTCCAGCATAGGAGCAGCCACCGCCATCTTGTTTTCTAAAGAAGGAGCCAGCGTCGCAATTGTTGGCAGAAATGAAACTAAACTCAGCAACGTTGCGCAGAAGTGCGCGCAAGAAGGAGCGCAACCTCTCGTCATTAGAGCAGACGTTGCCAATGAAAAAGAAGCCAGCACTATTATCAAGAAAACGGTAGATCACTTCGGAAAGCTTGATGTTCTAGTGAATAACGCTGGTGTTTA TAC GAAAGCTTCAGTCGCTGATCCAAATGTTTTGAAAGTATTCGACGAAGTCATGAACACAAATCTGCGCTCCATCGTCCAGCTTACCAGTCTCGCGGTACCGTTTTTACAAGCAACTAAGGGGAATATAGTAAACGTGTCGAGTGTAGCATCGACGAAAGTTATTGCTGAAAATTATATGTCGTACTGTGTGTCAAAGGCAGGAGTGGATCACTTTACTCGCTGTGCTGCCTTGGACCTGGCGGCTTCTGGCGTGAGAGTGAACAGCGTCAACCCTGGGCCGGTCAGGACTGACATCTCGGAGAATGCTGGATTGGTGCCGCCTGGAGCCGGCGATATTGCGTGGGAATATGCGAAGACGGTAACAGCTTTGAACAGAGTTGGAGAACCAGAGGAAATCGCTGATGTCATCGCGTTTCTGGCCAGCGATAAAGCGAGGAGCATCACCGGTTCCATCTACGTTTCTGACAATGGTCAATTGTTGAAGTGA